TGCGCCGCCTGACCGCGCTGGAGGCCGACAAAATCCAGGCCGAGCACGACGATTTGGTCGAGCGCATTGCCGATTTGCGCGACATTTTGGCGCGGCGCGAGCGCATTGAGAGCATTATCGAGCAGGAGCTGAGCGAGATCAAATCGCGCTTTGCTACCCCGCGGCGCACCACCATCGAAGCGAACGCTGGCGAGCTGGACGAGCAGGATTTGATCGCCAACGAGCAAGCGGTCATCCTGCTGACCGAGCAGGGCTACATCAAGCGCATGCCTGTGGATACCTTCACCGCCCAGAGCCGGGCGACGCGGGGTAAATCGGCTACACGCATGCGCGAGGACGATGGCATTGCCCACTTCATCAGCTGCCGCGATCGCGACCGAGTGCTGTTTTTCAGCAATCGGGGCGTGGTGTACTCGCTGCCGGCCTACGAGATCCCGGCTGCCTCGCGCACCGCCCGCGGCACGCCCATCGTGCAGATGCTGCCCATCTCCAGCGAAGAGACCATCACCTCGGTGGTGCCGGTGGATGCCTTCAGCGAGGGCGAGTACCTGGTGATGCTGACCCAGCAGGGCTACGTCAAAAAGACCGCCCTGACTGCCTTCAGTCACATCCGTGCCAACGGCCTGATCGCGATCGCGCTGGCCGAAGGTGATCGCCTCTGCTGGGTGCGGCGGGCGCGCCGCGGTGACAGCATTGTGGTGGCCTCCCGCCAGGGCATGGCCATCCGCTTCCAGGCCGACGACCGGCAGCTGCGCCCGTTGGGGCGCGCCACGCGGGGCGTGCGGGCCATGGAGCTGCGCGGCGGCGATGCGCCAGTGGGCATGGACATCCTGCCCGAGCGCACCTCGGCTGGCCCGGATGTCGCCCACCCTGAGAGCGAGGAGGGCGCCCCCACCGAGCAGGGCCCCTGGCTGCTGGCCATTACCAGCAGCGGTTACGGCAAGCGCGTTCCGGTGTCGCAGTTTGGGCTGCAGAACCGCGCCGGTAAGGGGGTCATTGCCGCCAAGTTCCGGGCCGCTGGGGACGCGCTCTCGGCCCTGCTGGCCGTTGAGGCCGACGACGAGCTCATGCTGATTACCAACCGCGGCATTATCATCCGCCAGGCCAGCGATGCCATTCCGCAGCAGTCGCGCACGGCCACGGGCGTGCGCGTGCAGCGCCTGGACGAGCAGGATGCGATCGCCGCCGTCGCGCGCGTGCCGCAACCGGCACAGGACGAGGTTTGGCAAGATGCCGTCGAGTCAGGTGCAGGCTAGTCTTATAGCCGCGGTTTGCACCTGGAACGGTTGGTAGAGCAATGTCGCATCTGCTAGTACGTTGAGATAGCCCAATGCTAGCAGGCATGCATGGCCAAGATGGATGGCCAGACAGTCATGCCGAGCATCTAGCCAACAGTTATACCAATTTGAGCAGCGGATGCACGCTTGCTAAAGCGCATGACTCCTATATTGAGGGGGTTTCGGAGATCGCAATCTAGTGCACAAGCCACGAGAATTGGTATTAGTCCCTCTCATTCTAAGAGAGCAATAAAGGGATCCCCTTGCGCTTTTCGTTGCTGGTATTCTCGCTCAAGCCAACCAATGGGTTCAATTTCTGGGGTAGCATCCCGCAAGTCAAACAGCATGTCAATACGGCGTTTGACTGATTCAGGAAACTCATCACTTATAACGATTAAATCCGTGTCGCTTTCTTGAATGAAGTCTTCGCGCGCTACAGAACCAAATACGATGGCTGTGTAGTGGTATAGAGGCAGCTTGGATAAATAAAGCTTTACTCTCTGCAGCCGCAACGAGCGCTGTTGTTTCTTATTCAGCATTATTGACTAAATATTTGACTAAAGCAAAAATTTTTTTAGCACAATTGAGGCTCTCCAGGGCGTTTTGCTGATCGAAGAACTCCATTGGTGCTCCTGAACTATAAGCGTCCGGATATCGACTGGGAATATATACTTTATCTAGTTCTCTGGCGCATTTGCGAACTTCTTCAGAAATATAGCAGTCATAGACCACATGTGAACGCAACTAGTTTGTTGGACGAATCTATGGGATCCCCTCAAACTGGAACTCGAAGCTATTAGGCGTAAGCACAATAATCCGTTCACGATTCAAGTGGTCTTGCTATAGTTGTTTGCTGCTGTATGTCTGCCAATAGCTTGACAACTGAATGGCCTGTAACAAAGCGATCTGAGCTGCGCAACCATCCCTTTAAAATTAGCTCTGCTGCCTGGTGAGCTTTAAAACAAGCCCAGTCGCAATCCTCCGCCTCAAAATCCCGGCGTGCGGAAGTTAACGTGTGTTCTGCTTGTTTTTGATAGCATTGCCACTCTGCTTTTTTCATCTAGGCCTGGCTTGGGTGGTTTAGAGCGCTACCAATAGTTTCAGCTCAAACCGCGGCTGTGGTACTGGGATGCCAAAGGGCGAGCGTGTAGAATCTCGCGACCGTTCATCGGCCGGATTTCATCACGGCCGAGCGTTAAGACAGACACGGTTTTGCCCTGGCCGGTCACAAATTCAACCTCGTAGGGGCCCGCTGGTGAGGAGCAATAAACGACTGCGCCGATGTCCCCGCGCGCCAAGCCATAATCTGTGACATCGCGTAAAAGGACAACGGTTTCCAGTTCCTCGATTGGCGTTGCAGCGTCCATAAACGATCCCCATCGTCTGCTTGGCAGTTTTATACCAATTTGAGCAGCGGATGCACGTTTGCTAAAGCGCATTACTCCCATATTGAGGGAATTTCGGAGATCGCAATCTAGTGCACAAGCTACGAGAATTGGTATTAGCCTGGGTAAGCCGTAACCAAATACGGCTCGCCTGTCCCCGACTCGTTACAATCCATACCGTGCGAACCTGAAATTGTTGTCCCCTGGGCGTGCTTAAAGAACCGACAAGCACGTATACGATTTTGGCGTCTATGGATTTCCTGGTGGGCGAGCCCTCGATTGCCCGCCACAGCGATTGTAGAGCCAAACCGCGGCTGTCGTACTAGGTAGCAGTTCCTAGCGCGTCCGCCGCACAAGGCGGTAGTAGTGCAGGCTCGAAGCCAGCAGCACCAGCAGCGTTAGCGGCAGAGCGCCCCAGAACAAGGCCCGGCCAAACGCTGGTAGGAAGGGCAAATCGAGGGCATCCAGCAGCAAGTACGCCAGGTAGGCGGCGTAGTAGCTCACGAATAAGGCTCCCTCCCAGCGCGCGATCCGGCCGCCCGTCCAACAGACAGGCCAGCACGCCAGCGCGACCAACACCATCACGGGCAGATCCAGCCGGAGCGCTTCGCTAGCGACCTCAAGGCCACCCGGGGTGAGGGCGCTCGATAGGCCCAGCACGCCTAGGATGTTGAAAATGTTGCTCCCGATCGCGTTATACCAATTTGAGCAGCAGATGCACGCCCACCAAAGAACATGACTCCCATATTGAGGGAGTTTCGGGGATCGCGATCTAGCGCATAAACTACGAGGATTGGTATTACCCACGCTCAAATCGCGCGCGCCCCGCAGCGCCGCGACCGCCGAGGTTGCCAGCTCCGGCAGCGAGGTGCCCGGCCCAATGACGGCAATGCTGATCGCCAGCTCGCTGATGCCCAATGCCTGCGCCAGGGCGGTTGCGCTCTCCACCAGCAATGACGAGCCCCCAACTAGCAAGCCCAAGCCTCCAGCGAGCAGGGCAACGCTGGGGAGGGGGCGTTCCTGCATCGAGCTTTGGACTGGTTGTTGGGGCTGGCGCTGCCGACCGGCCCAAAACGAGCCCACGGTATAAACTGCGCCGCCCGCCGCCAGAACGGCGCCTTCAGCGCGCTCGATGCTCCCGTTGAAGCCCAATCCCAGCGCCAGCACGGACAGGCCGATGGCGAGCGGCAGGTCGAAGCGAAGCGCGCGCGGAGCGATCACTAGGGGGGCAATCAGGGCCGATAGGCCCAGCACAATGAGGATGTTAAAGATGTTGCTCCCGGCAACGTTGCCGATGGCAAAATCGGCCTGCC
The DNA window shown above is from Cyanobacteria bacterium QS_8_64_29 and carries:
- a CDS encoding DUF4926 domain-containing protein — protein: MDAATPIEELETVVLLRDVTDYGLARGDIGAVVYCSSPAGPYEVEFVTGQGKTVSVLTLGRDEIRPMNGREILHARPLASQYHSRGLS